The genome window TCAATTAATTTGTTTTTCAAAACCCATCCCAAGTCCTTTTAAGGGCATAGATAGGAATTTACAGTTTTTGACCTTAGAACATCGTATAGATTTTTACCAGTAATAGGAATAATGTGAAACAGACTATTATTAAAAATAAATCTACTGAATTCAGTCTCCCAAGGGGGTCGAAAGCTTCCGTCAATCTCATGGCATTTACTAAATGCTTAAGTTTTAAACAATGTTGAAAGGAGAAGAAAAAGGAAAATATTTTTTTTAAAAATAAATTTCACTTGCTCAAACAATGAAAGAAATAATTTTACAATTAATTAAGATGATAAATTAATGATGAGTTTGAAAGAAATATTTGTTTAGCATATCTTGCATTTTCCTTTCTGTTAATTTACTAAGCTATTGTTTTATTTTTATTAATAAAAACTTTTATAAAAAAGAAGTTTTTTTACTACAACTTTATATTTAATTATTTGCGAATATTTAAGGCGAATTGGTGAAAAGTAGGAATAAGAGGTCTTTGAAAGAAAAAAGAGGAGTAGTAACTTGCTATAATTGTTTAGCTAATATTCCAACAAAAATAAGTACAAAAACTAAAAAATTAAAATGTGCCAAATGTATATCTAAAAATATTGTAAATAACAATTTAACTTTGGAAAACTCAGAAACGGTTTCTAATAGTCAAATTTCTAGATCTAAAGAAGATGAAATGAAAAATTCTGTTAAAGAACAACTAGAAAATGAAAGAAAAATTTCAATCAAAGAACAATTAATTCCTTTGGGAAGTTTAGTTACTATTAAAGATCATAAATGGGAAGTTTTAGGATATTTAGAAGTAGCTGAAAAGTTTGATGGTGAAGAGGACGTTTGGTGTGAATATTTACTAGAGAATAAAAGTTTAGGGTATCGTTGGCTAACTGAGTTTGATGGGCATTGGAATTTTATTTCTCCTTGTGAAAAGAAAGACATTAAGTTAATCCCTAATACTAAAAAATATTCTTTAAATAAAGTTCCAGTATATTTTGAAAGAGAATATCAACTTTTTCATATAGGAAAAGGGGTTATTAAATTTATCAATGGCAATTTTTTTTGGCCAGTTAAAATTGGTGATACTTTTGATTTTGAAGACTTCATATCACCTCCTTATGTTCTTACATGTGAAATAAATGGTAACGAAAAAAATTGGTTGCATGGTGAATATCTAAATAAAAAAGAAGTAAAAAAAATTTTACCTGCAAAAAAAATTTTACCTGCAAAAAAAATTCCTTATAGATTTGGTGTTTATCTTAACCAAGTAAATAAATATAGAGAAATAAGGAAAAAGTTAAAAAAGTTATGGTTTTTATTTTTAATTATTGTTACTTTTTTTCAGTTTTACTTTGTTTTGACAGCAAAAAATAAATTAATATTCGAACAATCTTTTGTGCATTTACCTAGGGTTAATGAAAAATCACAAATTTCTAAACAATTTGAACTAACAGATGGCGATAAAAATTTAGAACTTAAGTTAACCGCATATGTCAATGATAATTTTTTTGATATGAATGGGAAAATAATAAATGAAGAAAATGGTAAAATTTATAATTTTTATGATAGTATTTATTACAGTTCAGAAGAAGATTCTGGATCGCAAATTAATACATTAAATTTTTCATCTATTCCTAATGGAAAATATCGTTTCATATTAGAAGGCTCAACCGATGCTTTAACTGATATACCATGTAAAATAATGCTGTTAAGAGATGTCACAAATTGGTCAAATTATATATTGTCTATTATTTTTCTATCAATAATACCTTTAATTTTTCTTATATTAGAATTAAGATATGAAGAAAAAAGATGGAAAAATAGTAATTTTATCCCATAATTAGAGGAATAAAATGATAAAATATATTTACATAATATCGTCAATTTTTGTCTGCGGAAATTTTTTTCAAATATCTAATAAAGGAGAGATATTAATTAATACTTTATTACCATTGATTTATAATCCAACAAATTTTGGCAGTAGCGATCACCATCATAAATAAAGGTTTTAAAATGGAAACTATATTAGATTATATAAATTTGAAATATATTATTTCAGCAGTTGTTTTTTCACTTTTAGGTGTTATTATTTTAGCAATAGCATTTTATATTTTTGATAAATTAACACCAGGCAACTTATGGCATGAAATTGTGGTTAATAAAAATATTGCACTTGCCATTACAACGGCAGCTATGACTCTTGCAATTGCACAAATTATAGCATCAGCAATACATGGATAGTAAATAAAAATGATCTATGTATTGCTTTTTTCTGTATTTATTATTTCTACCTGTGGTCTTATTTATGAACTTATTGCAGGAGCTTTAGCCAGTTACTTGCTTGGAGACTCTATTACTCAGTTTTCAACTGTAATAGGTTCTTTTTTATTTTCAATGGGAATTGGTGCTTACTTATCAAAGCATGTTAATAAAAATTTAATATATACTTTTATCCTAGTTGAATTAATAATTGGAATGGTTGGAGGATTTTCTGCAACTATTTTATTTATTGCATTTGAGTATATCGTTCATTTTA of Pigmentibacter sp. JX0631 contains these proteins:
- a CDS encoding DUF4178 domain-containing protein encodes the protein MKEKRGVVTCYNCLANIPTKISTKTKKLKCAKCISKNIVNNNLTLENSETVSNSQISRSKEDEMKNSVKEQLENERKISIKEQLIPLGSLVTIKDHKWEVLGYLEVAEKFDGEEDVWCEYLLENKSLGYRWLTEFDGHWNFISPCEKKDIKLIPNTKKYSLNKVPVYFEREYQLFHIGKGVIKFINGNFFWPVKIGDTFDFEDFISPPYVLTCEINGNEKNWLHGEYLNKKEVKKILPAKKILPAKKIPYRFGVYLNQVNKYREIRKKLKKLWFLFLIIVTFFQFYFVLTAKNKLIFEQSFVHLPRVNEKSQISKQFELTDGDKNLELKLTAYVNDNFFDMNGKIINEENGKIYNFYDSIYYSSEEDSGSQINTLNFSSIPNGKYRFILEGSTDALTDIPCKIMLLRDVTNWSNYILSIIFLSIIPLIFLILELRYEEKRWKNSNFIP
- a CDS encoding DUF350 domain-containing protein yields the protein METILDYINLKYIISAVVFSLLGVIILAIAFYIFDKLTPGNLWHEIVVNKNIALAITTAAMTLAIAQIIASAIHG